Below is a window of Allomuricauda ruestringensis DSM 13258 DNA.
TGTATAAAACCGAAACAGCAGAACGAAAGGACATCGTAAATAAAGTAATCGTTACTGGGAAAGTGATACCCGAGGACGAAATCAACATCAAACCCCAAATTTCCGGGATCATTGATAAAATTCTTTTGGAAGAAGGGGTAAGGGTAAAATCAGGCGACCTTATTGCGATAATCAAAGTTGTTCCCAACGAGCAATCCATGAACCAAGCGGCAGGAAGGGTACGCAATGCGGAATTGGCCCTTAACAATGCCAAAATTGAGTACGACAGGAACAAAACCCTGTTCGATAAAGGTGTGATTTCCAGTCAGGACTTTAACAACTTAAAGTTGACCTATGATCAGGCTTTGCAAGAACTAAAAAATGCACAAGCGGATTACCAGATCATTAGAAAAGGTTCGGCCGGAGGTTCAGCTAGTGCCAACACTAACATTAGGGCCACTGTATCTGGGACCATCCTCGAAATTCCTGTGAAGGAAGGAGATCAGGTAATCCAGAGTAACAACTTTAACGAGGGGACCACCATCGCCACGATCGCCGATATGTCCAAAATGATTTTTGAAGGTGAAGTGGATGAGGCCGAGGTTGGAAAGTTAAGCGTGGGAATGCCATTGGAAATAAGCCTAGGTGCCTTGGAAGAGCAAAAATTCGATGCCAAATTAAAATTTATCGCACCTAAAGGTGTGGAAGAAGAAGGTGCCGTCCAGTTTAAGATTGAAGGTGATCTGGATGTAAAGGAAAGCGATAGTACTTCGTATGTGCGGGCCGGGTACAGTGCAAACGCTTCCATTG
It encodes the following:
- a CDS encoding efflux RND transporter periplasmic adaptor subunit; translation: MNKYVKYGLIGVVVIGILAAVVYFLKQNSTPVELYKTETAERKDIVNKVIVTGKVIPEDEINIKPQISGIIDKILLEEGVRVKSGDLIAIIKVVPNEQSMNQAAGRVRNAELALNNAKIEYDRNKTLFDKGVISSQDFNNLKLTYDQALQELKNAQADYQIIRKGSAGGSASANTNIRATVSGTILEIPVKEGDQVIQSNNFNEGTTIATIADMSKMIFEGEVDEAEVGKLSVGMPLEISLGALEEQKFDAKLKFIAPKGVEEEGAVQFKIEGDLDVKESDSTSYVRAGYSANASIVLEEKKDVLAIKEALLQFDKETEKPYVEVQTGENEFERKDLELGVSDGIDVEIVSGIGEDDKIKVWNKLEKKTEED